Proteins found in one Arthrobacter sp. U41 genomic segment:
- a CDS encoding AMP-binding protein, giving the protein MFSSPFPDVEIPDVSVYDYLFGGLEESDLDRIAVVDGTSGAETSYRMLVGQIDAVAGAVAAQGLGVHGVAAILCPNVPTFAVVFHGLLRAGATVTTVNSLYTADEIALQLADAGAEWLFTVSALLPAAQEAATRAGIPADRLVVLDGAAGHPSLQYLLTAGAPAPEVSFDPATHVAVLPYSSGTTGRPKGVMLSHRNLVANAEQSRGLLKVTPEDRLLALLPFFHIYGLTVLLNLALRQRACLVTMPKFELAEFLRIIQDHKCSYLFIAPPVAVALSKHPLVADYDLSSVHTTLSGAAPLDGELGNRLAERLSCRVLQGYGMTEMSPVSHLIPVDAAEVPVSSVGYTVPNMDCRLLDPATGMEIDIPAEGVSAPGHLLCRGPNVMLGYLNRPEETADTLDADGFLRTGDIATVRADGVVTIVDRLKELIKYKGYQIAPAELEALLLTHPGIADAAVIGTSDADGQEVPMAFVVRQPGEDGERLDEAAVMDYVAAKVAPFKKIRRVEFIDAVPKSSSGKILRRMLKTAGAAAG; this is encoded by the coding sequence GTGTTTTCTAGCCCGTTCCCCGATGTGGAAATTCCCGACGTCAGCGTTTACGACTATCTCTTTGGCGGCCTGGAGGAGTCGGACCTGGACCGGATCGCCGTCGTCGACGGCACGAGCGGTGCGGAGACCAGCTACCGGATGCTGGTGGGCCAGATCGATGCCGTGGCGGGAGCCGTCGCAGCCCAGGGCCTGGGGGTCCACGGCGTCGCCGCCATCCTGTGTCCCAATGTCCCGACGTTCGCCGTTGTTTTCCACGGGCTGCTGCGGGCCGGCGCGACGGTGACTACCGTCAACTCCCTGTACACGGCGGACGAGATCGCCCTCCAGCTCGCCGACGCCGGCGCGGAGTGGCTGTTCACCGTCTCCGCGTTGCTCCCGGCAGCCCAGGAAGCGGCGACCCGGGCCGGCATCCCGGCTGACCGGCTCGTTGTCCTCGACGGCGCCGCCGGACACCCTTCCCTGCAGTACCTGCTGACGGCGGGCGCCCCGGCACCGGAAGTCAGCTTCGACCCGGCAACCCACGTGGCCGTGCTGCCCTACTCCTCCGGGACCACCGGCCGGCCCAAGGGCGTGATGCTCAGCCACCGGAACCTCGTCGCGAACGCGGAGCAGTCCCGCGGGCTGCTCAAGGTCACGCCAGAGGACCGGCTGCTGGCACTGCTGCCGTTCTTCCACATTTACGGACTGACCGTGCTGCTGAACCTCGCCCTGCGTCAGCGTGCCTGCCTGGTCACTATGCCGAAATTCGAGCTTGCCGAGTTCCTGCGGATCATCCAGGACCACAAATGCAGCTACCTGTTCATCGCCCCGCCGGTGGCCGTGGCCCTTTCAAAGCACCCGCTGGTTGCCGACTACGATCTCAGCTCCGTGCACACCACCCTCTCCGGTGCCGCACCGCTCGACGGCGAACTGGGCAACAGGCTGGCCGAACGACTGTCCTGCCGGGTGCTGCAGGGCTACGGCATGACCGAGATGAGCCCGGTGTCCCACCTGATTCCGGTGGACGCCGCGGAGGTGCCCGTAAGCTCGGTCGGCTACACCGTGCCCAACATGGACTGCCGGCTGCTGGACCCAGCCACCGGAATGGAAATCGACATCCCGGCCGAGGGCGTCAGCGCGCCCGGACACCTGCTGTGCCGCGGACCGAACGTGATGCTCGGCTACCTTAACCGGCCCGAGGAAACTGCGGACACGCTCGATGCCGACGGCTTCCTGCGCACCGGGGACATTGCCACCGTGCGCGCCGACGGAGTCGTCACGATAGTGGACCGGCTCAAGGAACTGATCAAGTACAAGGGCTACCAGATCGCTCCGGCGGAGCTTGAGGCGTTGCTTCTCACCCACCCCGGCATCGCGGACGCGGCGGTGATCGGGACGTCCGACGCCGACGGCCAGGAGGTGCCGATGGCCTTTGTGGTGCGCCAGCCCGGGGAGGACGGCGAGCGGCTCGACGAGGCCGCGGTGATGGACTACGTGGCTGCCAAGGTGGCGCCCTTCAAGAAGATCCGTCGGGTCGAGTTCATCGACGCCGTGCCGAAGTCCTCCTCCGGCAAGATCCTGCGCCGGATGCTGAAAACGGCAGGGGCGGCCGCCGGATAG
- a CDS encoding flavin reductase family protein, whose product MTQEVMGAIDTRGLRQAFGTFPTGVTVVTTRTDDDAPHGATVNAFTAVSLDPPLAQVTLTRSSRAARYLEGAPFAINILSVEQTDVALHFAGKAPGEEPEWTLAGNVPVLTRNAATLECRPWNIYDGGDHIIVVGEVIALEITTREPLLLFGGKFRQLGRFVEGAPWDLPGDAPESGWFAGSSSFKPLLKRN is encoded by the coding sequence ATGACCCAGGAAGTCATGGGTGCCATTGACACCCGCGGACTGCGCCAGGCTTTCGGCACGTTTCCCACGGGCGTCACGGTGGTCACCACCCGGACGGACGACGACGCCCCGCACGGCGCCACGGTCAATGCCTTTACTGCGGTTTCCCTCGACCCGCCGCTCGCCCAGGTCACCCTGACCCGGAGCTCGCGCGCCGCACGATACCTCGAAGGTGCTCCCTTCGCCATCAACATTCTCTCCGTCGAACAGACGGATGTGGCCCTGCACTTCGCCGGCAAGGCCCCCGGCGAGGAACCGGAATGGACCCTGGCAGGCAATGTCCCGGTGCTGACCCGGAACGCCGCCACGCTGGAATGCCGGCCGTGGAACATCTACGACGGCGGCGACCACATCATCGTCGTCGGCGAGGTCATCGCCCTGGAAATCACCACGCGGGAACCCCTCCTGCTCTTTGGCGGCAAGTTCCGCCAGCTCGGCCGGTTCGTCGAGGGGGCCCCGTGGGACCTCCCCGGGGACGCGCCCGAATCGGGCTGGTTCGCAGGCTCCAGCTCCTTCAAACCGCTTCTCAAGCGCAACTAA
- a CDS encoding universal stress protein, whose translation MTGIIVVGVDGSETALKAAHTARDLAASLGATLHVVSAFDSDRTEVFGSGSDKWIVSDAGDAEKVARSVADSLRTPALHVTYAAARGKPAEALIDEAARSGAQLIVVGNRRMHGLGRVLGSVANSVAHNAPCDVYIAKTDASA comes from the coding sequence ATGACCGGAATTATTGTTGTCGGCGTCGATGGCAGCGAAACTGCCCTGAAGGCGGCGCACACCGCCCGCGACCTGGCCGCCTCGCTCGGGGCCACCCTTCATGTGGTCAGCGCGTTCGACAGCGACCGGACCGAGGTCTTCGGCAGCGGCAGCGACAAATGGATTGTCTCCGATGCGGGGGACGCGGAAAAGGTCGCCCGCAGCGTCGCGGACAGCCTGCGCACCCCGGCACTGCACGTCACCTACGCCGCCGCCCGCGGCAAGCCGGCCGAGGCACTGATCGACGAAGCGGCCCGCTCCGGGGCCCAGCTGATCGTGGTGGGGAACCGTCGGATGCACGGCCTGGGCCGCGTGCTGGGCAGCGTCGCCAACTCCGTGGCCCACAATGCCCCCTGCGACGTTTACATCGCCAAGACCGACGCTTCGGCGTAG
- a CDS encoding YegP family protein has product MPKISPVLPSGAKRAHTVRNAPHAPARSGTRAPAEVRRPSAPGKFELVRADGDGFLIRILDGNGAVLALSRTYPDIAAAVQGVEAVRECAATSHISDQTAGSLDAGSLPTSTGPAWPAAGLASDPLPLP; this is encoded by the coding sequence ATGCCAAAGATTTCGCCCGTCCTGCCTTCCGGCGCCAAACGCGCACACACCGTTCGGAACGCCCCGCATGCCCCGGCCCGGTCCGGCACGCGTGCGCCAGCTGAAGTCCGCCGGCCCTCGGCGCCCGGAAAATTTGAACTCGTCCGGGCCGACGGGGACGGGTTCCTCATCCGTATCCTTGACGGCAACGGGGCCGTGCTGGCCCTCTCCCGAACGTACCCGGACATTGCCGCCGCCGTGCAGGGTGTCGAGGCCGTGCGCGAGTGCGCCGCCACCTCCCACATCTCGGACCAGACGGCCGGCTCCCTCGACGCAGGCTCCCTCCCGACATCGACCGGACCTGCCTGGCCCGCTGCCGGCCTGGCATCCGATCCCCTTCCGCTTCCGTAA
- a CDS encoding dihydrolipoamide acetyltransferase family protein, with protein MTLHKFNLPDVGEGLTEAEIVAWKVKPGDTVAINDVLCEIETAKSLVELPSPFAGTVTELLVPEGLTVDVGTPIISVSDAAPAAAPVSAAAPASDAPLYGKLEADTSDDGESAGRPAAGPLVGSGPKADAVKRRRRAAAPATKPAASAGSIAAPVPPAELGAPTAGFPVRASEAGELSGMEAHDIWISPEAVAHAVRPAPAENIDLRPTLGGAISGLVSRVLAKPPVRKIARDLGIDLADVVPTGARGEVTREDLVSYQAQRDAEVDKADTFWGKTGRPQEQRIERIPVKGVRKATARAMVESAFAAPHVSIFVDVDASRTMEFVKRLKASRDFEGIKVSPLLILAKAVIWAAARNPSVNATWVDDPDGSDSAEIHVKHFMNLGIAAATPRGLMVPNIKNAQDLSLKELALALNELATTARAGKTQPAQMQGGTLTVTNIGALGIDTGTPIINPGEVAIVAFGTIKQKPWVLDGEVIPRWITTLGGSFDHRVVDGDLSARFMADVAAILEEPALLLD; from the coding sequence ATGACTCTTCACAAGTTCAACCTCCCCGATGTGGGCGAAGGGCTGACCGAGGCCGAGATCGTCGCCTGGAAGGTCAAACCCGGCGACACGGTGGCCATCAACGATGTCCTGTGCGAGATCGAGACCGCGAAATCCCTCGTCGAACTGCCATCACCGTTCGCCGGAACCGTCACCGAACTGCTCGTCCCCGAGGGCCTGACAGTCGACGTCGGGACCCCGATTATCAGCGTGAGCGATGCTGCGCCCGCCGCCGCCCCGGTTTCCGCCGCCGCGCCGGCCTCCGATGCTCCGCTGTACGGCAAGCTCGAGGCGGACACCTCCGACGACGGCGAATCGGCCGGGCGCCCGGCCGCCGGCCCCCTGGTCGGCTCCGGCCCCAAGGCCGACGCCGTCAAACGCCGCCGCCGGGCGGCCGCCCCGGCAACGAAGCCGGCGGCTTCGGCAGGCTCCATTGCTGCTCCGGTTCCGCCGGCCGAGCTCGGAGCCCCGACCGCCGGGTTCCCGGTCCGGGCCAGCGAGGCAGGGGAACTGTCGGGGATGGAGGCACACGACATCTGGATCAGCCCGGAGGCCGTGGCCCATGCGGTGCGCCCGGCCCCTGCTGAGAACATCGACCTCCGGCCCACACTCGGCGGCGCCATCAGCGGCCTGGTCAGCAGGGTCCTGGCAAAGCCTCCGGTGCGCAAAATCGCCCGGGACCTTGGCATCGACCTGGCCGACGTCGTCCCCACGGGCGCCCGCGGCGAAGTGACCCGCGAGGACCTGGTGAGCTACCAGGCGCAGCGAGACGCCGAGGTGGACAAGGCGGACACCTTCTGGGGCAAGACCGGCCGCCCCCAGGAACAGCGGATCGAACGTATTCCGGTCAAGGGCGTCCGCAAGGCCACCGCGAGGGCCATGGTTGAGTCGGCGTTCGCGGCCCCGCACGTCAGCATCTTCGTTGACGTCGACGCCAGCCGGACCATGGAGTTCGTCAAACGCCTCAAGGCCTCCCGCGATTTCGAAGGCATCAAGGTCTCCCCGCTTCTGATCCTGGCCAAGGCAGTCATCTGGGCCGCGGCCCGCAACCCCAGCGTCAACGCGACCTGGGTGGACGACCCGGACGGCAGCGACTCCGCCGAGATCCATGTCAAGCACTTCATGAACCTCGGAATCGCCGCCGCCACACCGCGCGGCCTGATGGTCCCGAACATCAAGAACGCCCAGGATCTCTCGCTCAAGGAACTGGCCCTGGCCCTGAATGAGCTTGCCACGACCGCCCGGGCCGGTAAGACCCAGCCCGCACAAATGCAGGGCGGCACCCTGACCGTCACGAACATCGGCGCCCTCGGGATCGACACGGGCACTCCGATCATCAACCCCGGCGAGGTGGCGATCGTGGCCTTCGGCACCATCAAGCAGAAGCCCTGGGTCCTCGACGGCGAAGTGATCCCGCGCTGGATCACCACCCTCGGCGGCTCCTTCGACCACCGTGTGGTGGACGGTGACCTCTCGGCGCGGTTCATGGCCGACGTCGCGGCGATCCTGGAAGAGCCCGCGCTGCTGCTCGACTGA
- the catA gene encoding catechol 1,2-dioxygenase, producing MTTETQATAATSGAGATARFRENKHFATSTSQERVSTLAGRVIKAINDTVLEENVTYDEYNAVKAWLIQVGEDGEWPLFLDVWVEHSVEEVANANRHGSKGSIEGPYYVPDAPTLNTPATLPMRDDEPGTPLLFQGQVTNVAGEPLAGALIELWHADDLGFYSQFAPGLPEWNLRGSIIADAQGNFQINTMQPAPYQIPTDGACGALIAAAGWHAWRPAHLHLKVSAPEHQLITTQLYFEGDEHVADDIASAVKPELVLAPTERADGKGREVTYNFVLDPQD from the coding sequence ATGACAACGGAAACCCAGGCCACCGCCGCAACCTCGGGCGCGGGCGCAACCGCCCGCTTCCGGGAGAACAAGCACTTCGCCACCAGCACCAGCCAGGAGCGGGTCAGCACCCTCGCCGGCCGCGTCATCAAGGCGATCAACGACACCGTCCTGGAAGAGAACGTCACCTACGACGAGTACAACGCCGTCAAGGCCTGGCTTATCCAGGTCGGCGAGGACGGCGAATGGCCGCTGTTCCTGGACGTCTGGGTGGAGCATTCCGTCGAGGAGGTGGCCAACGCCAACCGGCACGGTTCCAAGGGCAGCATTGAGGGGCCCTACTACGTCCCGGACGCCCCCACGCTCAACACCCCGGCCACCCTGCCGATGCGCGACGACGAACCCGGCACCCCGCTGCTGTTCCAGGGCCAGGTCACGAATGTCGCCGGGGAGCCGCTCGCCGGGGCGCTGATCGAACTCTGGCACGCTGATGACCTCGGCTTCTACTCCCAGTTCGCCCCCGGACTGCCGGAATGGAACCTCCGAGGCTCCATCATCGCCGACGCCCAGGGCAACTTCCAGATCAACACCATGCAGCCGGCGCCCTACCAGATCCCCACCGACGGCGCCTGCGGTGCGCTCATCGCCGCGGCCGGCTGGCACGCCTGGCGGCCCGCCCACCTTCACCTGAAGGTCTCCGCCCCGGAGCACCAGCTCATCACCACCCAGCTCTACTTCGAAGGCGACGAGCACGTCGCGGACGACATCGCCTCTGCCGTGAAGCCCGAACTCGTCCTCGCCCCCACGGAGCGCGCCGACGGCAAGGGTCGCGAAGTCACCTACAACTTCGTTCTCGACCCCCAGGACTAA
- the catC gene encoding muconolactone Delta-isomerase, whose translation MLYLVRMDVNIPLDMPTERADAIKAEEREYSQELQRDGRWPHLWRVVGEYSNYSVFDVADNDELHTLLSGLPLFQYMDIKVTPLAKHPSAVE comes from the coding sequence ATGCTCTACCTGGTCCGCATGGACGTTAATATCCCGCTGGACATGCCCACGGAACGCGCGGACGCCATCAAGGCGGAGGAACGGGAGTACTCCCAGGAGCTCCAGCGCGACGGCCGCTGGCCGCATTTGTGGCGGGTCGTCGGCGAGTACTCCAACTACTCGGTGTTCGACGTCGCGGACAACGACGAGCTGCACACTCTGCTCTCCGGACTGCCGCTCTTCCAGTACATGGACATCAAGGTCACGCCGCTGGCCAAGCACCCCTCCGCCGTCGAATAG
- the pdhA gene encoding pyruvate dehydrogenase (acetyl-transferring) E1 component subunit alpha codes for MGATHLPSTEFDGNDIEDQLEAEAEARLGDPAEPMVQLLAPDGTLGSDPFFSEYARRIDPEKLRGFYADMARIRRFDVEATALQRQGQLALWVPLTGQEAAQIGSGRASQPQDYIFPTYREHGVALTRNVDLAELLRQFRGVSNGGWNPKDTNFHLYTLVLAAQTPHAVGYAMGIQRDQKFAAAAAIADGTAGQAEEPKAAVMVYFGDGASSEGDVHESMVFASSYKAPVVFFCQNNHWAISVPSSVQTRVPLADRAKGYGFPGIRVDGNDVIAVHAVTEWALERARQGEGPVLIEAFTYRVGAHTTADDPTKYRETAEEGRWRAKDPLERLEKYLRAEGLADDDFFEQVMADGDELAAYVRKTTYDLETPDIRTAFANTYVEAHPLVAEELAWFEEYSAGFADGPSADQAGTAQAEGAAN; via the coding sequence ATGGGCGCCACACATCTGCCCTCTACCGAGTTCGACGGAAACGACATCGAGGACCAGCTCGAGGCGGAAGCCGAAGCCCGCCTGGGCGATCCCGCCGAGCCGATGGTGCAGCTCCTCGCTCCTGACGGCACCCTCGGCTCCGACCCCTTCTTCTCGGAATACGCCCGGCGGATCGACCCGGAGAAACTGCGCGGCTTCTATGCTGACATGGCCAGGATCCGCCGCTTCGACGTGGAGGCGACCGCGCTCCAGCGGCAGGGCCAGCTGGCGCTGTGGGTACCGCTGACCGGCCAGGAGGCTGCCCAGATCGGCTCCGGGCGGGCCAGCCAGCCGCAGGACTACATCTTTCCGACCTACCGCGAGCACGGGGTCGCACTGACCCGCAACGTTGACCTTGCCGAGCTCCTGCGCCAGTTCCGCGGCGTCTCCAACGGCGGCTGGAATCCCAAGGACACCAACTTCCACCTGTACACCCTGGTCCTTGCAGCCCAGACCCCGCATGCGGTGGGCTACGCAATGGGCATCCAGCGCGACCAGAAATTCGCGGCTGCGGCCGCAATAGCGGACGGAACAGCGGGCCAGGCCGAGGAGCCCAAGGCCGCCGTTATGGTCTACTTTGGCGATGGCGCAAGCTCCGAGGGGGACGTCCATGAGTCCATGGTGTTCGCCTCTTCCTACAAGGCTCCCGTGGTGTTCTTCTGCCAGAACAACCACTGGGCGATCTCGGTGCCCAGCTCCGTGCAGACCCGCGTCCCGCTCGCCGACCGGGCCAAAGGCTACGGATTCCCCGGCATCCGGGTGGACGGCAACGACGTGATCGCTGTCCATGCGGTCACCGAATGGGCGCTGGAACGTGCCCGCCAGGGGGAGGGCCCGGTGCTGATCGAGGCCTTCACCTACCGCGTCGGGGCGCACACCACGGCCGACGATCCCACGAAGTACCGGGAGACAGCAGAGGAGGGCCGGTGGCGGGCCAAGGATCCGCTGGAGCGGCTGGAGAAATACCTTCGCGCCGAGGGCCTGGCCGACGACGACTTCTTCGAGCAGGTCATGGCCGATGGCGATGAACTCGCCGCCTATGTCCGCAAGACCACCTATGATCTGGAAACTCCGGACATCCGGACTGCCTTCGCCAACACCTACGTGGAGGCCCACCCGCTGGTGGCCGAGGAGCTGGCCTGGTTCGAGGAATACAGCGCAGGATTCGCCGACGGTCCGTCCGCCGACCAGGCAGGGACAGCCCAGGCAGAAGGTGCGGCCAACTGA
- a CDS encoding alpha-ketoacid dehydrogenase subunit beta has translation MTTMTIARALNEGLRATLNNHPRALLMGEDIGPLGGVYRVTDGLIAEFGADRVVDTPLAESGIIGTAIGLSLRGYLPVCEIQFDGFVFPGFNQITTQLAKMHARSNGNLTVPVVIRIPYGGGIGSIEHHSESPEALFAHTAGLRIITPSNPHDAYWMIQQAVDCQDPVIVFEPKRRYWLKGEVDTESPGTAADPFKANVLRAGTDATVVVYGPLVPVALAAANAAAEDGRSVEVIDLRSISPIDFDTVTDSVRKTGRLIVAHEAPTFGGIGGEIAARISERAFHSLEAPVIRVGGFHMPYPVAKVEEDYLPDIDRILEALDRALSY, from the coding sequence ATGACCACCATGACCATTGCCAGGGCCCTCAATGAAGGTCTCCGCGCTACGCTGAACAACCACCCCCGGGCCCTGCTCATGGGCGAGGACATCGGTCCGCTGGGCGGCGTGTACCGCGTCACCGACGGCCTCATCGCCGAGTTCGGTGCGGACCGCGTCGTGGACACCCCGCTTGCCGAGTCCGGCATCATCGGCACCGCGATCGGGCTGTCCCTGCGCGGATACCTGCCCGTCTGCGAAATCCAGTTCGACGGGTTCGTGTTTCCGGGCTTCAACCAGATCACCACCCAGCTGGCGAAAATGCACGCCCGCAGCAACGGCAACCTGACCGTACCGGTCGTCATCCGGATTCCCTACGGCGGCGGCATCGGCTCGATCGAGCACCACTCGGAGTCCCCCGAAGCGCTGTTCGCCCACACAGCCGGCCTGCGCATCATCACTCCGTCCAACCCGCACGACGCCTACTGGATGATCCAGCAGGCCGTCGACTGCCAGGACCCCGTGATCGTCTTTGAACCGAAGCGCCGCTACTGGCTCAAGGGGGAGGTCGACACGGAATCCCCCGGAACTGCCGCCGACCCGTTCAAGGCAAACGTGCTCCGCGCCGGAACGGACGCCACCGTTGTGGTCTACGGCCCGCTGGTGCCGGTGGCCCTGGCTGCCGCCAACGCCGCCGCCGAGGACGGCCGCAGCGTTGAGGTAATCGACCTGCGTTCCATCTCGCCGATCGACTTCGATACCGTGACTGACTCCGTCAGGAAGACGGGCCGGCTGATCGTGGCCCACGAGGCCCCGACCTTCGGCGGAATCGGCGGCGAAATCGCGGCCCGGATCAGTGAGCGTGCCTTCCACTCACTCGAGGCGCCTGTCATCCGCGTCGGCGGCTTCCACATGCCCTACCCGGTGGCCAAGGTGGAGGAAGACTACCTCCCGGACATCGACCGCATCCTCGAGGCACTGGACCGTGCCCTTTCCTACTGA
- a CDS encoding LysR substrate-binding domain-containing protein — translation METRHLKYFIAVAEERHFGRAAQRLHMAQPPLSQQIRQLEEQLGTALLLRTTRKVDLTPAGQVLLDRGRLLLQELEALEEDVRQVGAGATGVIRVGFTGTATYRLMPSIVQAARRTLPGLRITVQGEMLTPQMESALEEGRLDVAVLRPPVRAGTVALKLLEQDQLVAALPADSPLAEKGTLELAELAGQDFIGYPSYSAVSSIFVDVCRKAGFQPRLVQEARETSTLLSLVAAGMGIALVPMTSRMFSFQGVVFRPLRNPPPVDLAVAWIRDAETPLLRSFLQLFDSLAAPDPGRQQHSLRPGESPAQPPSESQPTAAAKEPTS, via the coding sequence ATGGAGACGCGTCACCTCAAGTACTTCATTGCCGTGGCCGAGGAACGCCATTTCGGCCGTGCAGCCCAGCGGCTGCACATGGCCCAGCCGCCGCTGTCCCAGCAGATCCGGCAGCTGGAGGAGCAGCTCGGCACAGCCCTGCTGCTGCGCACCACACGCAAGGTTGACCTCACCCCGGCCGGACAGGTTCTGCTGGACCGCGGACGGCTCCTCCTGCAGGAACTGGAAGCACTGGAGGAGGACGTCCGCCAGGTCGGCGCCGGTGCCACCGGCGTCATCCGCGTGGGTTTCACCGGAACCGCCACCTACCGGCTGATGCCCAGCATCGTCCAGGCCGCCCGGCGCACCCTTCCCGGGCTGCGCATTACCGTCCAGGGTGAGATGCTCACGCCGCAGATGGAGTCCGCGCTCGAGGAGGGCAGGCTCGATGTCGCGGTTCTCCGGCCCCCGGTCCGCGCCGGAACGGTGGCCCTCAAACTGCTCGAACAGGACCAGCTGGTTGCGGCGCTGCCGGCGGACTCCCCGCTGGCGGAAAAAGGGACCCTGGAACTGGCGGAGCTCGCCGGCCAGGACTTCATCGGCTACCCGAGCTATTCCGCGGTCAGCAGCATCTTCGTGGACGTCTGCAGGAAAGCCGGGTTCCAGCCCCGCCTGGTGCAGGAGGCGAGGGAAACCTCCACCCTGCTCTCGCTCGTCGCGGCGGGCATGGGCATCGCCCTGGTGCCGATGACCTCCCGGATGTTCTCCTTCCAGGGTGTGGTCTTCCGCCCGTTGCGCAACCCGCCGCCGGTCGACCTCGCCGTCGCCTGGATCCGGGACGCCGAGACACCCCTGCTGCGCAGCTTCCTGCAGCTCTTCGATTCCCTGGCCGCCCCGGACCCGGGCCGGCAACAGCACAGCCTTCGCCCCGGGGAGTCGCCAGCACAGCCCCCGTCCGAGTCACAGCCCACAGCCGCCGCAAAGGAACCGACGTCGTGA
- a CDS encoding CPBP family intramembrane glutamic endopeptidase encodes MLQTRLRLLAGTGWALVLQALAFGVWHLGLGFTNTGHAGLVPAIASTIVHQSLLGLALGVLFERTRNLLVPTVVHVALNSMG; translated from the coding sequence GTGCTGCAGACGCGGCTGCGCCTGCTGGCGGGCACGGGGTGGGCCCTGGTCCTTCAGGCGCTGGCATTCGGCGTCTGGCATCTTGGCCTGGGCTTCACCAACACCGGGCATGCCGGCCTGGTGCCGGCCATTGCCAGCACCATCGTTCACCAGTCACTCCTCGGGCTGGCCCTCGGTGTCCTGTTCGAGCGCACCCGAAACCTGCTTGTCCCCACGGTCGTGCACGTCGCCCTCAACAGCATGGGATGA
- a CDS encoding mandelate racemase/muconate lactonizing enzyme family protein, translating to MKIERIEAIPYSIPYARPLKFASGEVTSAEHVLVRIYTDTGICGIADTPPRPYTYGETQDSIVSVVTKVFAPQLIGLDPLDRSKVQRLLRRTVNNPTAKGALDIALWDVIGISLGTPVHKLLGGFTDSMRVSHMLGFKPAAELLEEALRFRETYGIDTFKLKTGRRPLSLDVEACHVLREGLGADTEIYLDANRGWTANEAMEVLRRTEGLGLSMLEEPCDAGEAMGRRRLVQSSSIPIVGDESVPTLGDVSRELLSGGSNAICIKTARSGFTEAQQILGLCEGLGVDVTMGNQIDTQVGSLATVTFGAAFEASSRRAGELSNYLDMTDDLLAEPLEINGGAIRVREVPGVGAAIDADKLQKYRQD from the coding sequence GTGAAAATTGAACGCATTGAAGCCATCCCGTACTCCATCCCCTACGCGCGGCCGCTGAAATTCGCCAGCGGCGAGGTGACCTCCGCGGAGCACGTGCTGGTCCGGATCTACACGGACACCGGCATTTGCGGTATCGCGGACACCCCGCCGCGGCCCTACACCTACGGCGAAACCCAGGATTCGATCGTCTCGGTGGTGACCAAGGTCTTTGCCCCGCAGCTCATTGGGCTGGACCCGCTGGACCGTTCCAAGGTCCAGCGGCTGCTCCGGCGCACGGTCAACAACCCCACGGCCAAGGGGGCCCTGGACATTGCGCTCTGGGATGTCATCGGAATTTCGCTGGGCACCCCGGTGCACAAACTGCTGGGCGGCTTCACCGACAGCATGCGGGTCTCGCACATGCTGGGATTCAAGCCCGCCGCCGAGCTCCTGGAGGAAGCGCTGCGGTTCCGTGAAACGTACGGGATCGACACCTTCAAGCTCAAGACCGGGCGGCGGCCGCTCTCCCTCGACGTCGAGGCCTGCCATGTGCTGCGGGAGGGCCTCGGTGCGGACACCGAGATCTACCTCGATGCCAACCGCGGGTGGACGGCGAACGAGGCCATGGAGGTCCTCCGCCGGACCGAGGGTCTGGGCCTGTCCATGCTGGAGGAGCCGTGCGATGCCGGCGAGGCGATGGGACGGCGTCGGCTGGTGCAGAGCTCCAGCATCCCGATCGTGGGCGATGAGAGCGTCCCCACCCTCGGCGATGTCTCCCGGGAATTGCTCTCCGGCGGCAGCAACGCCATCTGCATCAAAACCGCGCGCAGCGGGTTTACCGAAGCCCAGCAGATCCTCGGGCTCTGCGAGGGCCTCGGGGTGGACGTCACGATGGGCAACCAGATTGACACCCAGGTCGGCAGCCTCGCCACGGTCACCTTCGGCGCGGCCTTCGAGGCCAGCTCCCGGCGGGCCGGGGAGCTCTCCAACTACCTGGACATGACGGACGATCTCCTCGCGGAGCCGCTCGAAATCAACGGCGGCGCAATCCGGGTCCGCGAGGTCCCCGGCGTCGGGGCCGCCATCGATGCCGACAAACTGCAGAAGTACCGTCAGGACTAG